The proteins below come from a single Notamacropus eugenii isolate mMacEug1 chromosome 7, mMacEug1.pri_v2, whole genome shotgun sequence genomic window:
- the PLAC8 gene encoding placenta-specific gene 8 protein, producing MQQGQPVVIVTQPQRGNYPQGSNWHTGLLDCCSDCGVCLCGIFCTLCLSCQVASDMNECCLCGSSVAMRTLYRTRYGIPGSICNDFMTTWCCPVCSLCQIKRDINRRREMNTF from the exons ATGCAGCAAGGACAGCCAGTGGTAATTGTGACTCAACCCCAGAGGGGTAACTATCCACAAGGCTCCAATTGGCACACCGGTCTTCTAGATTGTTGCAGTGACTGTGGAGTAT GCCTCTGTGGGATATTCTGTACCCTCTGCCTCTCATGCCAAGTGGCTTCTGACATGAACGAATGCTGTTTGTGTGGATCGTCCGTAGCCATGAGGACCCTCTACCGGACCAGATATGGCATCCCT GGATCCATTTGCAATGACTTCATGACGACTTGGTGTTGTCCTGTGTGTTCTCTCTGCCAAATTAAGAGAGACATTAATAGAAGGAGGGAAATGAACACTTTCTGA